A portion of the Bacillus thuringiensis genome contains these proteins:
- a CDS encoding S-adenosylmethionine decarboxylase related protein, whose amino-acid sequence MEQFPNSLSITLLGSAGGAAKAVLAILNQAIANEKDPIYEVLKNAKFHLVDIKQKDRTYYDELFSNLKSQLYLYEINLHNVVEFKQHLKEKRTSVVIDVSGADTIRVLSCCNELGICYINSALENEAVDQDDSLIGFQLTERYTRFEKEKEKFTNTKAIIGSGMNPGVVQWMVVELMKERPNERPRACYIVEHDTSFLNDTALIKPHTLYASWAVERFLDEAIWSYPMYMSHHRPLYFYEDVYASEYKVKLGEKEFYGCLMPHEEVLILGKNFNMEVGFLYRINEYTTNIIRQNLDQVEDLWNWNRKVFNPAEEEVAGEDLVGVLLVYENSETYMYNVMNSSQVFRKYKTNATYFQVGCGIYAGLCSIFLDQFEQGAYYVEELLLNTESKYGEYLNLYMRDFVVGHNNFTDGLLHDRVRWM is encoded by the coding sequence GTGGAGCAGTTTCCGAATTCGTTATCAATTACATTGCTTGGTAGTGCTGGTGGAGCAGCAAAAGCAGTTTTAGCAATTTTAAATCAAGCGATAGCAAATGAAAAAGATCCAATTTATGAAGTATTAAAGAATGCCAAATTTCATTTGGTGGATATAAAGCAAAAAGATAGGACTTATTATGATGAGTTGTTTTCGAATTTGAAAAGTCAATTATATTTATATGAAATAAACCTTCATAATGTAGTGGAATTTAAACAACATTTAAAAGAAAAAAGAACGAGTGTTGTGATTGATGTTTCAGGGGCAGATACAATTAGAGTATTAAGCTGCTGTAATGAACTAGGAATTTGTTATATTAACTCAGCCTTGGAAAATGAGGCAGTAGATCAGGACGATAGCTTAATCGGCTTTCAGCTTACGGAAAGATATACAAGGTTTGAGAAGGAGAAAGAGAAATTTACAAATACAAAAGCAATTATAGGTTCAGGTATGAATCCAGGTGTTGTTCAATGGATGGTTGTTGAGCTTATGAAGGAACGACCAAATGAAAGGCCAAGAGCATGTTATATTGTAGAACATGACACGTCGTTTTTGAATGATACAGCACTTATAAAGCCACATACACTTTATGCTTCATGGGCAGTAGAGCGATTTTTAGATGAAGCAATCTGGAGTTATCCGATGTATATGAGTCATCATCGTCCTCTTTACTTTTATGAAGATGTATATGCTTCAGAGTATAAAGTGAAGTTAGGAGAAAAAGAATTCTATGGTTGTTTAATGCCACATGAGGAAGTATTAATTTTAGGGAAAAACTTTAATATGGAAGTTGGTTTTCTTTACCGAATTAATGAGTATACAACAAATATAATTAGACAGAACTTAGATCAAGTAGAAGATTTATGGAACTGGAATCGTAAAGTATTTAATCCAGCGGAAGAAGAGGTTGCTGGAGAAGACCTGGTCGGTGTGTTACTCGTTTATGAAAATAGTGAGACATATATGTATAATGTGATGAATAGTAGCCAAGTTTTTCGTAAATATAAAACGAATGCAACGTATTTTCAGGTAGGGTGCGGGATTTATGCAGGCTTGTGCAGTATATTTTTAGATCAATTTGAACAAGGTGCTTATTACGTCGAGGAGTTGTTATTAAATACAGAAAGTAAGTACGGTGAATATTTAAATTTATATATGAGGGATTTTGTAGTAGGGCATAATAATTTTACGGATGGATTGTTACATGATAGGGTAAGGTGGATGTAA
- a CDS encoding PRK06851 family protein: MTGNVLNYYAGGNTARGFHNLYEENLKGLDRLFILKGGPGTGKSSLIKAIGREWVGKGYDIEFLHCSSDNKSVDGVIIPKLKAGIVDGTSPHVIEPKMPGVVEEYINLGIAWDSDKLRKQKLEIERFVSEASKAFQSAYARFKEALVIHDEWEKIYIDNIDFNKANELTDQLIQKLFADKGGRQSLVKHRFLGAATPKGAVDFVPNLTEGLPHRYFIKGRPGSGKSTMLKKLAKAAEEKGFEVEVYHCGFDPNSLDMVIVRELGFAIFDSTAPHEYFPSREGDEIIDMYALIVTPGTDEKYAKEIRDVSIQYKAKMNEAMSFLAKAKSVRDKLERIYIAAMDFSIVDAYKDEIQKEFERIATTVIEKQQ, from the coding sequence GTGACAGGAAATGTACTGAATTACTATGCTGGTGGTAATACAGCTAGGGGATTTCACAATTTATACGAAGAGAATTTAAAAGGATTAGACAGATTATTTATCTTAAAGGGTGGCCCAGGAACGGGAAAATCTTCTTTAATAAAGGCAATAGGTCGTGAATGGGTTGGAAAAGGATACGATATTGAATTTTTACATTGTTCTTCTGACAATAAATCGGTTGATGGTGTAATTATCCCAAAATTAAAAGCAGGAATTGTTGATGGGACATCGCCGCATGTTATTGAGCCAAAAATGCCAGGAGTTGTTGAAGAGTATATAAATTTAGGAATTGCTTGGGACTCAGATAAGCTAAGGAAGCAGAAGTTAGAAATTGAAAGATTTGTTTCAGAAGCAAGCAAAGCTTTTCAGTCTGCTTACGCACGTTTTAAAGAGGCATTGGTTATACATGATGAGTGGGAGAAGATATATATTGATAATATAGATTTTAATAAAGCAAATGAACTAACCGATCAGCTAATCCAGAAATTATTTGCAGATAAAGGCGGGAGACAATCGCTTGTAAAACATCGTTTTTTAGGAGCTGCTACACCGAAAGGGGCAGTTGATTTTGTTCCTAATTTAACAGAAGGGTTACCACATCGTTATTTTATAAAAGGGCGCCCAGGCTCTGGAAAATCAACGATGCTCAAAAAGTTAGCTAAGGCAGCTGAAGAAAAAGGGTTTGAAGTTGAAGTATATCATTGCGGATTTGACCCGAATAGTCTTGATATGGTTATCGTAAGAGAATTAGGCTTTGCAATTTTTGATAGCACCGCACCACATGAATATTTTCCAAGTCGCGAGGGTGATGAAATTATTGATATGTATGCCCTTATTGTTACGCCAGGGACGGATGAGAAATATGCGAAGGAAATTCGTGATGTTTCCATTCAATATAAAGCAAAAATGAATGAGGCGATGTCTTTCTTAGCGAAAGCAAAATCGGTTCGTGATAAATTAGAACGAATTTATATTGCTGCTATGGATTTTTCAATAGTAGATGCATATAAAGATGAGATTCAAAAAGAGTTTGAACGAATTGCTACTACTGTAATCGAAAAGCAACAATAG
- a CDS encoding cyclase family protein, with amino-acid sequence MKVIDLSQTFENNMSQFPGTPKIQLEAVTSVEEAGYQVTDFHSVVHVGTHCDAPAHFISGATTIDQLPLDQFVGEAVLIDVTHIQERKLPKAVLHNTDIKEGDIVIFHSNLSTKWNTEAYEKEAFYLSEELAEELVQLKVKSIGLDFISPDEVTTETSPIHHILLGNNIYLIENLTNLDAIEAKRFFFSAAPLKIKNSDGAFARAFAVIF; translated from the coding sequence ATGAAAGTAATTGATCTATCGCAAACATTTGAAAATAATATGTCTCAATTTCCTGGAACACCTAAAATACAACTAGAAGCTGTTACAAGCGTTGAAGAAGCAGGCTATCAAGTTACAGATTTTCATTCTGTCGTTCATGTTGGCACGCATTGTGATGCTCCTGCGCATTTTATTTCAGGAGCAACAACTATTGATCAATTACCGCTAGATCAATTTGTAGGCGAAGCTGTTCTTATAGATGTAACACATATTCAAGAGCGAAAATTACCTAAGGCAGTATTGCATAATACTGACATAAAAGAAGGTGATATTGTTATTTTTCATTCCAATCTATCCACTAAATGGAATACAGAAGCTTATGAGAAAGAAGCATTTTATCTTTCTGAAGAATTAGCTGAAGAACTAGTTCAATTAAAAGTAAAATCTATCGGTTTAGATTTCATTTCTCCTGATGAAGTTACAACAGAAACATCACCGATTCATCACATATTATTAGGGAATAATATTTATTTAATTGAAAACTTAACAAATCTAGATGCTATCGAAGCAAAACGTTTCTTTTTCTCAGCAGCACCTTTAAAAATTAAAAATAGTGACGGTGCTTTCGCAAGAGCATTTGCTGTTATTTTTTAA
- a CDS encoding ATP-binding protein — protein MNKLKSLIYEEREALKVFLLLFYIIFFLYDVIYYFVYPAMDINGARIGWPEGGMGIGVYILVISLFPISVYLQKKGYVYFVKYLFLIGYMFIDIINNLMIYLNSNRVFENGNMVEILLILFAPIFVNRKYFYLVSFSVIGKYVFFTLILQDIKVVIPLVLCIFFFIISHSLLKRFQSYVRTVVEMMNNMKETENLAVIGTMSTTIAHEIRNPLTALKGFTQMQKERNPTDTMSYNIMLQEIERINGFVSELMLLGKPKPTNYERCNIRAILLYVVQLMESYATQYRVKCHLQVDGNLPAINGDDKQLKQVLLNIIKNGIESMPEGGEIHIRAYQKTQGHLCISVEDQGFGIENEKLGKIGKAFYTTKENGTGLGLMITYKIIKEHQGSITIQSSVGVGTKVEIFLPTV, from the coding sequence ATGAACAAATTGAAAAGCTTAATTTATGAAGAAAGAGAAGCTTTAAAAGTATTTTTATTGTTATTCTATATTATATTTTTTTTATATGACGTTATTTATTACTTTGTGTATCCGGCTATGGACATTAATGGTGCAAGGATAGGATGGCCAGAAGGTGGTATGGGGATAGGGGTTTATATATTAGTAATATCTTTATTTCCTATTTCAGTATATCTTCAAAAAAAAGGTTATGTATATTTTGTGAAATATTTGTTTTTAATTGGGTATATGTTTATTGATATCATAAATAATTTAATGATTTATTTAAACAGTAATCGTGTTTTTGAAAATGGAAATATGGTTGAAATATTGTTAATTTTATTTGCGCCGATATTTGTGAATAGAAAGTATTTTTACTTAGTTTCTTTTAGTGTAATTGGAAAGTATGTATTTTTCACTTTGATATTACAAGATATTAAAGTTGTGATTCCACTTGTTTTATGTATATTCTTTTTTATTATTTCACATTCTTTATTAAAACGATTTCAATCTTATGTAAGAACAGTGGTTGAAATGATGAACAATATGAAAGAGACGGAAAATTTAGCAGTGATTGGGACTATGTCTACAACGATTGCCCATGAAATTCGAAATCCGCTAACAGCGTTAAAAGGGTTTACGCAAATGCAAAAAGAAAGAAACCCAACTGATACGATGAGCTACAACATTATGCTACAAGAAATTGAAAGGATTAATGGATTTGTTAGTGAATTGATGTTGTTAGGAAAGCCAAAGCCAACAAATTATGAAAGATGTAATATACGAGCCATTCTTCTATATGTTGTGCAGCTAATGGAAAGTTATGCAACGCAATATAGAGTTAAATGCCATTTACAAGTAGATGGGAATTTACCGGCTATAAACGGTGATGATAAGCAATTAAAACAAGTGTTATTAAATATCATTAAAAATGGAATAGAATCAATGCCAGAGGGTGGAGAAATTCATATCCGTGCATATCAAAAAACGCAAGGACATTTGTGTATTTCTGTCGAAGACCAAGGATTTGGTATAGAGAATGAGAAATTAGGAAAAATCGGCAAGGCTTTTTACACAACAAAGGAGAATGGTACAGGACTTGGATTAATGATTACATATAAAATTATTAAGGAACATCAAGGAAGTATCACAATTCAAAGTAGTGTAGGAGTAGGAACGAAAGTAGAAATTTTTCTGCCGACCGTTTAA
- a CDS encoding NAD(P)/FAD-dependent oxidoreductase — MNREELFDVTVIGGGPAGLYSAFYSGLREMKTKIIEFQPHLGGKIHVYPEKMIWDVGGLLPVTGDKLIEQLVQQGLTFKPEVVLDTKVESIIRNQDGTFTLKTSTGEEHFSKTVIVATGSGILKPQKLSIEGAERFEVSNLNYTVKSLKRFKGKTVIISGGGNSAVDWANELEPIAKKVYVTYRKEELSGHEAQVKQLMNSSAECFFNTSITKLIAGDNHEAIEYVELTNHETGEVSHLPIDEVIINHGYERDITLLENSELDVAIIDNYYIAGNANSESSVDGLYAAGDILKHEGKLHLIAGAFQDAGNAVNKAKQFIQPDASEYGMVSSHNEVFKKRNRELIKQMMK, encoded by the coding sequence ATGAATCGAGAAGAATTGTTTGATGTAACCGTGATAGGCGGAGGACCTGCAGGGCTTTATTCAGCTTTTTATAGTGGACTCAGAGAAATGAAAACGAAAATAATAGAATTTCAACCACATTTAGGTGGAAAAATACATGTGTATCCGGAAAAAATGATTTGGGATGTAGGAGGACTATTGCCAGTTACAGGTGATAAGTTAATTGAACAACTTGTACAGCAAGGGTTAACATTTAAGCCGGAAGTTGTATTAGATACAAAAGTAGAATCGATTATTCGTAATCAAGATGGTACTTTTACATTAAAAACAAGTACTGGCGAAGAACACTTTTCAAAAACAGTTATCGTCGCAACAGGAAGTGGTATATTGAAACCGCAAAAGTTATCTATTGAAGGTGCTGAGCGATTTGAAGTATCGAATTTAAATTATACAGTTAAATCTTTAAAGCGTTTCAAAGGTAAAACAGTTATTATTTCCGGTGGAGGCAATTCTGCTGTTGATTGGGCAAATGAATTGGAACCAATTGCGAAAAAAGTGTATGTAACCTATAGAAAAGAAGAATTATCTGGTCATGAAGCACAAGTAAAACAACTTATGAACAGCTCAGCGGAGTGTTTCTTTAATACATCGATTACAAAATTAATTGCTGGTGATAATCATGAAGCGATCGAATATGTAGAATTAACAAATCATGAAACAGGTGAGGTTTCTCATTTGCCTATTGATGAAGTTATCATTAATCATGGATATGAACGCGACATTACATTATTAGAAAATAGTGAGTTAGACGTTGCAATTATAGATAATTATTATATTGCAGGTAATGCAAATAGTGAGTCTTCAGTAGATGGATTATATGCTGCTGGAGATATTTTAAAGCATGAAGGGAAACTACACTTAATTGCAGGTGCATTCCAAGATGCTGGAAATGCTGTGAATAAAGCAAAGCAATTTATCCAACCAGATGCAAGTGAGTACGGAATGGTTTCTTCTCATAATGAAGTATTTAAGAAGAGAAATCGCGAACTGATTAAGCAGATGATGAAATAA
- a CDS encoding FecCD family ABC transporter permease, with amino-acid sequence MNRKDVKRMTKDHDNPRSIAFTYKLILSLIAFFLIFMVAMVLGAADTSIKDVWLALTSSAKGDKISIIREIRLPREVAAIFVGAGLAVSGAIMQGLTRNPLADPGLLGLSGGANAALALTLAFNPSISYLYLTLACFIGAAIGAIMVFGIGMVKKGGLSPLRIVLAGAAVSAFLLAISEGIGIYFKISQDVSLWTAGGVIGTTWSQLKIIIPVISISIFIAILLAKKLTVLSFSEEVAIGLGQKIIVIKTILFIIIILLAGASVALVGNMAFIGLMVPHMVRPIVGPDYRFVIPVSAIAGASFMLLADTIGRTINAPYETPVAAIVAIVGLPFFLFIVRKGGKTFS; translated from the coding sequence ATGAACAGAAAAGATGTGAAACGAATGACAAAAGATCATGACAATCCACGTTCTATAGCTTTTACATACAAACTAATTTTAAGCTTAATTGCATTCTTTCTTATTTTTATGGTTGCAATGGTATTAGGTGCTGCAGATACTTCGATAAAAGATGTATGGTTAGCACTCACTTCCTCCGCTAAAGGAGACAAAATATCTATTATTCGAGAAATACGTTTACCACGTGAAGTTGCTGCTATTTTTGTAGGAGCTGGATTAGCCGTTTCCGGAGCAATTATGCAAGGATTAACACGGAATCCACTTGCGGATCCTGGATTGTTAGGGCTTTCTGGTGGAGCAAATGCTGCGCTTGCACTAACACTTGCTTTCAATCCTTCCATCAGCTATCTTTACTTAACATTAGCTTGCTTTATCGGTGCTGCAATTGGCGCAATTATGGTATTTGGAATTGGTATGGTGAAAAAAGGCGGCCTTTCTCCTCTTCGAATTGTATTAGCGGGCGCTGCAGTTTCAGCATTTCTACTCGCAATTTCAGAAGGAATCGGCATTTACTTTAAAATTTCACAAGATGTATCACTTTGGACTGCTGGGGGCGTAATTGGAACAACTTGGAGCCAATTAAAAATTATTATTCCAGTCATTTCAATTAGTATCTTTATCGCTATCTTACTAGCAAAAAAATTGACAGTTCTTAGTTTCAGTGAGGAAGTGGCTATTGGACTAGGTCAAAAAATTATTGTTATTAAAACTATTTTATTTATCATTATTATCTTACTTGCAGGTGCATCTGTAGCGCTTGTTGGAAATATGGCATTTATCGGTTTAATGGTACCTCACATGGTACGCCCAATTGTCGGTCCAGATTACCGATTTGTTATACCGGTGTCAGCAATTGCTGGAGCTTCCTTTATGCTACTTGCAGATACAATCGGACGTACTATTAACGCTCCGTACGAAACACCAGTTGCGGCAATTGTCGCGATTGTAGGATTACCATTCTTCCTATTCATTGTACGTAAAGGAGGAAAAACATTCTCATGA
- a CDS encoding helix-turn-helix domain-containing protein, with product MNALYITVEETAEYLNLPKSYIEELIQQKKIRALFDGEQYLVNKEQFNTHLEQMEKYKQLVEEILNEPIPEDMDVKDED from the coding sequence ATGAACGCATTGTATATAACAGTAGAAGAGACCGCGGAGTATTTGAATTTACCAAAATCGTATATTGAAGAGTTAATTCAGCAAAAGAAAATTCGTGCGCTATTCGATGGAGAGCAATATTTAGTAAATAAAGAACAATTCAATACGCATTTAGAACAAATGGAGAAATATAAGCAGTTAGTGGAAGAAATATTAAACGAACCAATTCCAGAAGATATGGATGTTAAAGACGAAGACTAA
- a CDS encoding IS3 family transposase (programmed frameshift), whose protein sequence is MAKFTADEKIQIVLRYLNGNESYRELGRSLGISDTIILNWVNQYKQNGLEAFLKRCTNYTQQFKLDVLNFMIENGMSLFETAAIFNIPAPSTISVWKKQLETQGIDALQSKKKGRPSMKKDSNKQLKQPLAEGSVEALEARIKQLEMENEYFKKVKCLSSKQGKITKQDKAQVVYELRHKYSVKALVELATIPRSTYYDLVKKMNRPDVDADLKAEIKAIYEENEGRYGYRRIRDELTNRGQKVNHKKVQRIMKELGLKCVVRMKKYKSYKGKVGRIAPNILERNFHTDAPNQKWVTDITEFKLFGEKLYVSPVLDLYNGEIITYTIGSRPTYSLVSDMLEKALERLPETHQLLMHSDQGWHYQMRQYVRTLESRAIVQSMSRKGNCYDNAVIENFFGIMKSEFLYIKEFENVEHFKIELEKYIDYYNTKRIKAKLKMSPVQYRTHFYQAA, encoded by the exons ATGGCTAAATTTACAGCTGATGAAAAAATACAAATCGTTCTACGTTATTTGAACGGAAATGAAAGTTATCGAGAACTGGGTAGATCGCTCGGTATAAGTGACACAATCATTTTGAATTGGGTAAACCAATATAAACAGAATGGTCTGGAAGCTTTTCTAAAACGATGTACAAATTACACACAACAATTTAAACTAGACGTACTAAACTTTATGATTGAAAACGGTATGTCCTTATTTGAGACGGCAGCTATCTTTAATATTCCTGCCCCTTCAACGATTTCTGTTTGGAAAAAACAGCTCGAAACACAAGGAATTGATGCCCTTCAATCTAAGAAAAAGGGGCGTCCATCCATGAAAAAAGATTCAAATAAACAATTAAAACAACCTTTAGCTGAAGGGTCAGTCGAAGCACTTGAAGCACGCATTAAACAGCTTGAGATGGAAAATGAGTACT TTAAAAAAGTTAAATGCCTTAGTTCAAAACAAGGAAAAATCACAAAACAAGACAAAGCGCAAGTAGTCTATGAATTAAGGCATAAATATTCGGTCAAGGCACTCGTGGAGCTAGCTACTATTCCTCGAAGCACGTATTATGATTTAGTAAAGAAAATGAATCGTCCAGATGTAGATGCCGATTTGAAAGCTGAGATTAAAGCGATTTATGAGGAAAATGAAGGTCGTTATGGTTACCGTCGCATTCGTGATGAATTAACGAATCGTGGCCAGAAAGTGAACCACAAGAAGGTTCAGCGCATTATGAAAGAGCTTGGGTTAAAGTGTGTTGTGCGTATGAAGAAATATAAATCCTATAAAGGAAAAGTCGGTAGAATTGCACCTAATATTTTAGAGCGTAATTTTCATACAGATGCACCGAATCAAAAGTGGGTAACAGACATCACAGAGTTTAAATTGTTTGGAGAAAAACTGTATGTATCACCTGTATTAGATTTGTATAATGGTGAAATTATTACCTATACAATTGGTTCTAGACCGACGTATTCGCTTGTTTCAGACATGTTAGAGAAAGCATTGGAACGTTTACCCGAAACCCACCAGCTACTGATGCATTCGGATCAAGGATGGCATTATCAAATGAGACAGTACGTCCGGACACTTGAATCAAGAGCTATCGTCCAGAGTATGTCTCGAAAAGGAAACTGTTACGACAACGCAGTAATAGAAAATTTCTTTGGGATTATGAAGTCGGAGTTCCTCTACATAAAAGAATTTGAAAATGTAGAGCACTTTAAAATAGAATTAGAAAAATATATAGATTATTATAATACGAAACGGATTAAGGCAAAATTAAAAATGAGCCCGGTACAATACCGGACTCACTTTTATCAAGCTGCCTAA
- a CDS encoding nucleotidyltransferase domain-containing protein, translating to MREKIELELERIEKENDVKILFAVESGSRAWGFPSKDSDYDVRFVYIHPVEWYLSIHDKRDVIEYPISDDLDISGWDIRKALQLFAKSNPALLEWIRSPIFYSKNSNFPELLQQMSEKNFDPKATIYHYLHMASKNYREFLQGENVKLKKYFYVLRPILACKWLEEKATLPPVEFDRLITELSLERSVLDEIEKLLIKKKAGTELDVGLKIKVLNQFLEEQIHYYQQYVKGIEKGSGIDIESLNTLFRDTLFEAYEKEHK from the coding sequence ATGAGAGAGAAAATCGAGTTGGAGTTAGAAAGAATTGAAAAAGAGAATGATGTGAAAATTTTATTTGCGGTAGAATCAGGGAGTCGTGCTTGGGGGTTTCCATCGAAAGATAGCGATTATGATGTTAGGTTTGTTTATATACATCCGGTAGAATGGTATTTATCAATTCATGATAAACGAGATGTAATTGAATATCCAATTAGTGATGATTTAGATATAAGTGGTTGGGATATTAGAAAGGCATTGCAACTATTCGCGAAGTCGAACCCAGCTTTACTTGAGTGGATTCGATCACCAATTTTTTATTCGAAAAACTCTAATTTTCCAGAACTACTTCAACAGATGAGTGAGAAGAATTTTGATCCAAAAGCAACGATATATCATTATTTACATATGGCGTCGAAAAATTATCGTGAATTTTTGCAAGGTGAGAATGTAAAGCTGAAAAAGTACTTTTATGTATTACGTCCCATTTTAGCTTGTAAGTGGCTAGAAGAGAAAGCAACTTTACCTCCTGTAGAATTTGACCGATTGATTACAGAATTATCATTAGAACGTAGTGTATTAGATGAAATTGAAAAGTTGTTAATAAAGAAAAAAGCAGGTACTGAATTAGATGTTGGATTGAAAATTAAGGTGCTAAATCAATTTTTAGAAGAACAAATTCATTACTATCAGCAGTATGTAAAAGGAATTGAAAAGGGATCAGGGATCGATATTGAGAGTTTAAATACATTGTTTCGAGATACGTTGTTTGAAGCATATGAAAAAGAGCACAAGTAA
- a CDS encoding iron-hydroxamate ABC transporter substrate-binding protein, with product MKKLFISLTVLFVLVMSACSNGSTDKKNDAKDSKSETITYQSENGKVEVPANPKRVVVLSSFAGNVMSLGVNLVGVDSWSKQNPRFDSKLKDVAEVSDENVEKIAELNPDLIIGLSNVKNVDKLKKIAPTVTYTYGKVDYLTQHLEIGKLLNKEKEAKTWVDDFKKRAQEAGKEIKAKIGEDATVSVVENFNKQLYVYGENWGRGTEILYQEMKLKMPEKVKEKALKEGYYALSTEVLPEFAGDYLIVSKNKDTDNSFQETESYKNIPAVKNNRVYEANMMEFYFNDPLTLDFQLDFFKKSFLGK from the coding sequence ATGAAAAAGTTATTTATTTCACTAACAGTTCTTTTCGTTCTTGTTATGAGTGCTTGTAGCAATGGCTCTACAGACAAAAAGAACGATGCAAAAGATAGTAAATCAGAAACAATTACATACCAATCTGAAAATGGTAAAGTAGAAGTTCCTGCAAATCCAAAACGCGTTGTTGTATTATCATCATTCGCTGGTAACGTAATGTCATTAGGTGTAAATCTTGTTGGGGTAGATTCATGGTCTAAACAAAACCCACGTTTTGATAGTAAACTTAAAGATGTTGCTGAAGTATCAGATGAAAATGTTGAAAAAATCGCTGAACTAAATCCAGATTTAATCATTGGTTTATCAAATGTTAAAAATGTCGATAAGTTAAAGAAAATTGCTCCCACTGTAACATACACTTACGGAAAAGTTGATTACTTAACACAGCATTTAGAAATTGGTAAGTTATTAAACAAAGAAAAAGAAGCAAAAACTTGGGTTGATGACTTCAAGAAACGTGCACAAGAAGCTGGTAAAGAAATTAAAGCAAAAATCGGTGAAGATGCAACAGTTTCTGTTGTAGAAAACTTCAACAAACAGCTTTATGTATACGGCGAAAACTGGGGCCGCGGAACAGAAATTCTGTACCAAGAAATGAAATTAAAAATGCCTGAAAAAGTAAAAGAAAAAGCATTAAAAGAAGGTTACTACGCATTATCTACTGAGGTATTACCTGAATTTGCTGGTGATTACTTAATCGTAAGTAAAAATAAAGATACTGATAACTCATTCCAAGAGACAGAATCATATAAAAACATCCCAGCAGTAAAAAATAATCGTGTATATGAAGCAAACATGATGGAATTCTATTTCAATGACCCACTTACATTAGATTTCCAACTAGACTTCTTCAAGAAGAGCTTTCTTGGTAAATAA